The following are from one region of the Candidatus Neomarinimicrobiota bacterium genome:
- a CDS encoding BamA/TamA family outer membrane protein encodes MRVSKVITMLTLTTCTIGAKNVSVIVEVSGDSTETDRVVRTIEEPSEVLTLLDSLQAECRRRGLLRASLKWVSLEQSSHEPGRLKTVWEVSDPSPVHIDSIVILGADLTSPVTLWNIVRPVDSEVASQASLLRVQNLFQGYSFLNLRGKPFYATYGEGRVALMIPVEENFQNTFSGTVGYLPRSDAVSQVTGDIQLHVENPFGTASQADLLWQRKDRQSQILSLGYEEPFVWKLNLGARFRFFQNLQDGLYVTRKTHLSGVKSYSSTGKWSLGAENTTVKVTPGGDSLGLKNHTLRSLVVENEWERRDDSWNPTRGFHLRWSSEAGNFSTPGYRSEILFRIQSRFEILRSLSGRWLAAVGGMGGLVHVTGGRSVPPAELFTYGGASTLRGYREQLFRSSAMVIGWFELRYRQGRMSRVYSFVDVALHNVSPKLPFSGGLGIQYKTPLGFLRVEYALNRDDRPSRGKIHMQLLGRF; translated from the coding sequence GTGCGAGTTTCTAAGGTCATTACAATGTTAACGCTGACCACGTGTACCATCGGGGCGAAAAATGTGTCAGTTATCGTGGAGGTATCGGGCGACTCCACCGAAACTGATAGGGTTGTAAGGACAATAGAGGAGCCCTCCGAAGTGCTCACTCTTCTTGATAGTCTTCAGGCGGAGTGCAGGCGTCGCGGATTACTGAGAGCCTCCTTGAAATGGGTTTCGCTTGAGCAATCGTCTCATGAACCAGGCAGATTGAAAACGGTATGGGAGGTATCAGATCCGTCTCCGGTCCACATCGATTCAATCGTGATTCTGGGCGCCGATCTCACAAGTCCCGTCACTCTCTGGAACATAGTGAGACCTGTCGATTCAGAAGTGGCCTCACAGGCGTCCCTTTTGAGAGTTCAAAATCTTTTCCAGGGATACAGCTTCCTGAATCTCAGGGGGAAGCCTTTCTACGCAACATATGGCGAAGGCAGGGTGGCGTTAATGATACCGGTGGAGGAGAATTTTCAGAACACCTTTTCCGGAACCGTAGGCTATCTTCCCAGGTCAGACGCGGTTTCTCAGGTCACCGGAGATATTCAGTTGCACGTGGAAAACCCGTTCGGCACGGCCTCGCAGGCAGATCTGCTTTGGCAGCGGAAAGACAGGCAATCACAGATTCTGTCACTGGGGTATGAAGAGCCATTTGTCTGGAAGCTCAATCTCGGCGCAAGGTTTCGTTTCTTCCAGAATCTACAGGACGGCCTCTACGTGACGAGAAAGACCCATCTGTCAGGTGTCAAGTCCTATTCTTCGACGGGTAAGTGGTCCCTGGGGGCAGAGAATACGACCGTCAAGGTGACGCCTGGCGGCGACAGTCTCGGACTCAAGAATCATACGCTTCGATCTCTGGTAGTGGAAAACGAGTGGGAAAGAAGGGACGATTCATGGAATCCCACCAGGGGATTCCATCTGCGCTGGAGTAGTGAGGCAGGCAATTTTTCCACTCCTGGGTATCGGAGTGAAATCCTCTTCAGAATACAATCGCGCTTTGAGATTCTGAGGTCGCTGTCCGGAAGATGGTTAGCGGCCGTGGGAGGTATGGGCGGTCTGGTCCACGTCACGGGCGGACGGTCTGTTCCACCGGCGGAACTTTTCACCTACGGAGGCGCTTCAACCCTCAGAGGTTACCGGGAACAGCTGTTTCGATCCAGCGCCATGGTCATTGGCTGGTTTGAACTGAGGTACCGGCAAGGAAGAATGAGTCGAGTTTACTCTTTTGTGGATGTTGCACTCCACAACGTATCACCGAAGTTACCATTTTCTGGTGGTTTGGGGATTCAGTACAAGACGCCTCTGGGCTTCCTTCGGGTTGAGTATGCGTTAAACCGTGACGACAGACCTTCGAGGGGGAAGATCCACATGCAGCTTCTCGGCAGATTCTGA